The Acidobacteriota bacterium genome has a window encoding:
- a CDS encoding saccharopine dehydrogenase C-terminal domain-containing protein, which produces MKKALVLGAGLVVKPLLDELSQRPDTEVQVAALNIERAEELVAQRPHASAMELDISDRAALQKAVNDAAVVISLLPADCHVAVAECCLEARVPLVTSSYVSDGMRALHSQARERGVLLLNETGLDPGIDHMMAMEVIRRVRGEGGEILGFTSYCGGLPAPEANDNPFGYKLSWSPRGVLLSARSSVRYLQDGKVVEHPHPYYPDALRSAQVPGIGELEVYPTRDSLKYREPYHLEEVPDLFRGTFRYPGWARTLIALLELDLLDLEERDHAGATYGEWLAHRLGLEGGTGSGEEQLAGALAERLEKSAGEAPSEASSPLQAISAQEVAQRFRWLGLLSSQPLPAQYGAPLDLVAHLLQQRMQYAPGERDMVVLEHHFLTVNAAGRNEQVTKRLVAYGTAGDDSAMARTVGTPAGLASGLILDDRISLTGVHIPVSEQLADPILEALAQRGLEIEEHVTPVD; this is translated from the coding sequence ATGAAGAAAGCATTGGTTCTCGGGGCCGGCCTGGTGGTCAAGCCCCTCCTCGACGAGCTCTCCCAGCGGCCCGACACGGAGGTCCAGGTCGCCGCCCTCAACATCGAGCGCGCCGAGGAGCTGGTGGCCCAGCGCCCCCACGCCAGCGCCATGGAGCTGGACATCAGCGACCGCGCCGCCCTGCAGAAGGCTGTGAACGACGCAGCCGTGGTGATCAGCCTGCTCCCCGCCGACTGCCACGTGGCGGTGGCGGAGTGCTGTCTGGAAGCGCGGGTGCCGCTGGTCACCTCCTCCTATGTCAGCGACGGTATGCGCGCCCTCCACTCCCAGGCCCGGGAGCGTGGCGTACTGCTGCTCAACGAGACCGGCCTGGATCCGGGCATCGACCACATGATGGCCATGGAAGTGATCCGTCGGGTGCGCGGAGAGGGCGGCGAGATCCTCGGCTTCACCTCCTACTGCGGCGGACTACCGGCGCCGGAGGCCAACGACAACCCCTTCGGCTACAAGCTCAGCTGGAGCCCCCGAGGAGTTTTGCTCTCCGCTCGCAGCTCGGTGCGCTACCTGCAGGACGGCAAGGTGGTGGAGCATCCCCACCCCTACTACCCCGACGCCCTGCGCTCGGCGCAGGTGCCGGGGATCGGCGAGCTCGAGGTCTACCCCACCCGCGACTCGCTCAAATACCGCGAGCCCTACCACCTGGAGGAGGTTCCGGATCTCTTCCGCGGCACCTTCCGGTACCCGGGCTGGGCGCGCACCCTCATCGCCCTGCTGGAGCTCGACCTGCTGGATCTGGAAGAGCGCGACCACGCCGGCGCCACCTACGGCGAATGGCTAGCCCATCGACTGGGCCTGGAGGGAGGCACCGGGAGCGGCGAAGAGCAGCTCGCCGGAGCCCTCGCCGAGAGGCTCGAGAAGAGCGCTGGCGAAGCGCCCTCGGAAGCCTCCTCCCCACTGCAGGCGATCTCGGCGCAGGAGGTAGCGCAGCGCTTCCGCTGGCTCGGCCTTCTCTCCTCCCAGCCGCTGCCGGCGCAGTACGGCGCTCCCCTGGACCTGGTGGCGCACTTGCTCCAGCAGCGCATGCAATACGCCCCCGGCGAGCGGGACATGGTGGTCCTCGAGCACCACTTCCTCACCGTCAATGCCGCCGGCCGGAACGAGCAGGTCACCAAGCGGCTAGTGGCCTACGGCACCGCCGGTGACGACTCCGCCATGGCGCGCACCGTGGGCACTCCGGCGGGTCTCGCCAGCGGCCTGATTCTCGACGACCGGATCAGCCTCACGGGAGTTCACATTCCGGTGTCGGAGCAGCTCGCCGACCCCATCCTCGAGGCCCTGGCGCAGCGCGGTCTGGAGATCGAGGAGCACGTCACACCGGTGGATTGA
- a CDS encoding CPBP family intramembrane glutamic endopeptidase: MSRSRERDRAPAAPAWRLYAAVAGSCLLFAAALATRDRVSVWLSTGMAAALAMTLCFWVDGPALRRLFRTRPGNVLQGLAGGVVMALLTHLLYPVTVALLPNLAQQVRGLYADLAAPPGLVAALPVLVVVVVAEECIWRGVLMDAVLGNAAGGRRMVAAVVLSSLIYTLPQLGSGSPVLFALALVCGLVWAAQRLWSRSLVTPTLTHLTWNLLVFVAFPLERVNPPV; encoded by the coding sequence ATGAGCCGGTCCCGGGAGCGGGATCGAGCTCCGGCAGCTCCAGCCTGGCGGCTCTACGCCGCGGTGGCGGGATCCTGCCTGCTCTTCGCGGCGGCGCTGGCGACCCGGGATCGGGTCAGCGTCTGGCTGTCCACCGGCATGGCGGCGGCCCTCGCCATGACCCTCTGCTTTTGGGTGGACGGCCCGGCCCTGCGCCGGCTCTTCCGAACCCGGCCGGGCAACGTGCTCCAGGGGCTGGCGGGGGGTGTGGTCATGGCTCTACTCACCCATCTCCTCTACCCGGTGACGGTGGCCCTGCTGCCCAACCTGGCGCAGCAGGTGCGCGGGCTCTACGCCGACCTGGCGGCACCGCCGGGGTTGGTGGCGGCGCTGCCGGTGCTGGTCGTGGTGGTGGTGGCGGAGGAGTGCATCTGGCGCGGCGTTCTGATGGATGCCGTGCTGGGGAACGCCGCGGGCGGCCGGCGGATGGTGGCGGCGGTAGTCCTCAGCAGCCTGATCTACACCCTGCCCCAGCTGGGCAGCGGCTCGCCGGTGCTCTTTGCGCTGGCCTTGGTGTGTGGCCTGGTGTGGGCGGCGCAGCGGTTGTGGAGCCGCAGCTTGGTCACCCCCACCCTCACTCACCTGACCTGGAATCTGCTGGTCTTCGTCGCCTTCCCGCTGGAGCGCGTCAATCCACCGGTGTGA
- a CDS encoding NAD(P)H-binding protein, with protein MSEESPHTHRDPGAENASGEVLLTGATGFVGRHLYPALEAAGYPVRCATRRPDAAARRRPERRWVRLDVDHPETLVPALEGCRFAYFLIHEMGGDGRYEERERRAAEAFSAAAHEAGVERIVYLGGVAPAGEASRHLRSRLGTGEVLRSGPVPALELRAGMVMGAGSASWQMVRDLAARLPAMILPRWLRNHSQPVFIDDVVLALLASLSLPLAESRWLDLPGPEALTHRELLERVAARLGRRPLLLDVPVLTPKLSSYWIALVTRTRWALARELVQGLTSDLLPSGESVWDQLPAPCLQARPTELERAIELCLSDEEALKDEKNPESPSPAALRRLRALAHDWTQQRAAPGGAS; from the coding sequence GTGAGCGAAGAATCTCCCCACACCCACCGGGACCCCGGGGCGGAGAATGCGTCTGGGGAAGTGCTGCTGACCGGGGCCACGGGCTTCGTCGGCCGCCATCTCTATCCTGCCCTGGAGGCCGCCGGTTATCCCGTGCGCTGCGCGACCCGACGGCCCGATGCGGCGGCCCGCCGGCGGCCGGAGCGCCGCTGGGTGCGCCTCGATGTCGACCATCCGGAGACCTTGGTTCCGGCTCTCGAGGGCTGCCGTTTCGCGTACTTTCTGATCCACGAGATGGGCGGCGACGGGCGCTACGAGGAGCGGGAACGCCGTGCCGCCGAGGCGTTTTCTGCCGCCGCTCACGAGGCCGGCGTCGAGCGCATCGTCTATCTCGGCGGGGTGGCGCCGGCGGGCGAGGCCTCGCGCCACCTGCGTAGCCGCCTGGGCACCGGCGAGGTGCTGCGCTCCGGCCCGGTGCCGGCGCTGGAGCTACGGGCGGGGATGGTCATGGGCGCCGGCAGCGCCAGCTGGCAGATGGTGCGGGATCTGGCGGCGCGGCTGCCGGCGATGATCTTGCCCCGCTGGCTGCGCAATCATTCTCAGCCGGTATTCATCGACGACGTGGTGCTGGCGCTGCTGGCGAGCCTCTCCTTGCCGCTGGCGGAGAGCCGCTGGCTCGATCTGCCGGGGCCGGAGGCGTTGACCCACCGCGAGCTCCTGGAGCGGGTGGCGGCGCGGCTGGGTCGCCGGCCGCTGCTGCTGGACGTGCCGGTGCTGACGCCCAAGCTGTCGAGCTATTGGATCGCTCTGGTGACCCGCACCCGCTGGGCTCTGGCCCGGGAGCTGGTGCAGGGGCTGACCTCGGATCTGCTGCCCTCCGGCGAGAGCGTTTGGGACCAGCTGCCGGCCCCGTGCCTTCAGGCTCGTCCGACGGAGCTCGAGAGAGCCATCGAGCTGTGCCTATCGGACGAAGAGGCCCTGAAGGACGAGAAGAATCCCGAGTCTCCGAGCCCCGCCGCTCTCCGCCGCCTCCGCGCTCTGGCTCACGACTGGACGCAGCAGAGGGCCGCTCCGGGCGGCGCCTCATGA
- a CDS encoding tetratricopeptide repeat protein: MREGSVEPVLVNHCRRAAVALVALGFVLASWWAVAPAVAQEAPSPEAPSPQAQAMALIQAEKWDEAAAKLEALLAEDPSQGGLWMMLGQAQLRRGEAEAALEAYDRAAEVGTSPLGVAYRKAGAYATLGRADEAFAALDVALDRGFPVPDRLRTDPDLQSLQQDERFEAAVQRAEVNARPCAFDEVYEQFDFWLGRWEVYGPNGQLAGHNHIQRTEQGCVVVENWQSASGSTGRSVNFYDPGLKVWRQIWTDSRGTVVDVSGKFENGAMRFAGEHRYPDGRVVPYRMTFTPNEDGTVRQLIEESPDGGEELGVAFDGLYKPVEDAEADAAAGDS; this comes from the coding sequence ATGCGCGAAGGATCCGTCGAACCCGTTCTGGTGAATCATTGTCGCCGGGCTGCTGTAGCTCTGGTGGCCCTTGGCTTCGTTCTGGCGTCTTGGTGGGCTGTAGCTCCCGCTGTGGCGCAGGAAGCCCCATCCCCCGAGGCCCCATCCCCTCAGGCACAAGCCATGGCGTTGATCCAGGCCGAGAAGTGGGACGAAGCGGCAGCGAAGCTGGAGGCGCTGCTGGCGGAGGATCCTTCCCAGGGCGGTCTGTGGATGATGCTCGGTCAGGCGCAGCTGCGCCGGGGTGAGGCGGAGGCGGCTCTCGAAGCCTACGACCGCGCGGCGGAGGTCGGCACTTCGCCCTTGGGAGTCGCCTATCGCAAGGCCGGCGCCTACGCCACCCTGGGACGGGCGGACGAAGCTTTCGCCGCCCTCGACGTGGCCCTGGACCGGGGCTTCCCGGTCCCCGACCGCCTGCGCACCGACCCCGACCTGCAGTCTTTGCAGCAGGATGAGCGCTTTGAGGCGGCGGTGCAGCGGGCGGAGGTCAATGCCCGCCCCTGCGCCTTCGACGAGGTCTACGAGCAATTCGATTTCTGGCTCGGGCGTTGGGAAGTCTACGGCCCCAACGGCCAGCTGGCGGGACACAACCACATTCAGCGGACGGAGCAGGGCTGTGTGGTGGTGGAGAATTGGCAGTCCGCCTCCGGCAGCACTGGCCGCAGCGTCAATTTCTATGACCCGGGCCTGAAGGTCTGGCGCCAGATCTGGACCGACAGCCGGGGCACGGTGGTGGACGTCAGCGGCAAGTTCGAGAACGGCGCCATGCGCTTCGCCGGCGAGCACCGCTATCCCGACGGCCGGGTGGTGCCCTACCGCATGACCTTCACTCCCAACGAGGACGGCACCGTGCGCCAGCTCATCGAGGAGTCGCCGGACGGTGGCGAGGAGTTGGGGGTGGCCTTCGACGGTCTCTACAAGCCGGTGGAGGACGCCGAGGCGGACGCTGCAGCCGGTGACTCCTGA